Proteins encoded by one window of Melanotaenia boesemani isolate fMelBoe1 chromosome 10, fMelBoe1.pri, whole genome shotgun sequence:
- the phrf1 gene encoding PHD and RING finger domain-containing protein 1 isoform X5 produces MDEDDSQDELINRNTSHIKGKRAAVWAISDDSEDLDESEEGESDGGEEEDDYTNGEDDGEDDEGKDDDDDDEDEEEEEEAKPEDGAFGGTSADLPGMSSDEDAEKCPICLNSFNSQPVATPENCEHYFCFDCILEWAKNATSCPVDRIDFSSIYLRKCYGGKVKKMITVQKPAKAGQEETVDLDLEQTSCEVCGGSDREDRLLLCDGCDAGYHMECLTPPLDSVPVEEWFCPECEANNRHSRGSVEELSDTDSRPSTTRPATSRSRPHSAGPTRAIARTQQSERVRANVNRHRITQARTSQLAPTYLMRSTWLDETINAVVAGLNTAVYIRDITPRAPSRRRRRTAKRRKVKSKTTSSAKGKKGQVASTGVKRRKRRVRRIKSKKKLMVKKTATPRSRIANNLGIVKDKKSSSLPTVYRPAEHTLSNMRADIGAASLSIYGDPFDLDPFVDREEEEQQAHVTSLLEAKRRGISHSALRSHQPVARPVTASLSRRAVHVPQSGAVVEAAPVPDLLGSILTGQSILLMDSSDVVINRDGSLKAAKPMMPSTSVPCNRKNSSLESTSTLISPGISPSLGSNSGSPYYNDDLPGSSHSSLDRLLTQSSSHSPSLQPSSSSHTQPTPHSDLPPRGNLSVQSLRPNGPTPSPSRWGASGIRAPIETTHSSVHPIQDSDFNSKGLTPSQSQPKKAPAKPMWVDVSVLPRIPKIKRESSSVTTDGTSQSGSHGSNRVSSSRGSSSNNYSIPETGMNSLSGDKGRQQSVDQQKGQADSQTQRHRPDGASSSSAFSNSFSSSSSGAPANQQRYASSSSSSSTVSFRINSSGNSWHTRRLSIASSSSTEATLQETCRKKYDEAKKKQLHKDKQMLLSSRTLISKERDNNIYDPFNPTLSDSSSSGDEAESANLNRRFQQTTYEGRAATVANQDGSVLSKQGLVQVKTEAQEFEVSQGSAQNTASPEVGFSGLRVKAEQELKVKDVKNERQTIIDTKVKKEQKWDDVQDSERCDRVKSHMNSQKVETTPAALSLERLKTEKDTQREDSGQYAGPSNRSPLNNRDDSSASDTVTTKKKQEGNKSNSTSPKSPAKDLGHKKQTSKALKEQQSSSSETDRSRREDPASGQGSKKERDKDRDRSSRRSWSRERRRARSSSDSSQPYSPDSTRRKRRPSRSKDETRSRRSRSCSSSGSRDRSRKKKEKRRSKERNDGREREYNRRRLSEDKRRGRSHSKSKSKSRSRSRSRSRSKDHKRGASPSKSRSRSRERKKEKSRGQHTSLSSRDKAESQSKDKKRNQSRSSSRDRRKGESSSRTAQTSSGPSVSSSRDSNRLQERQQKDSSQKNIEEEKCAKVSKQELPSCSVASQIKKEDGDLSEENQTKATAVTKEIKNHRDIKEEKQPSLDIFEEFLIDKPLKSEETDTQSLALSKNIHEVIEDPIKTESCEMTINKSEFCPLPPVTSLPTLTTPVAADCLQETVSKPQPVLVDSDKQPSAVGLTVSIKQEPADSDDDFNVDVMLDNLDYVKSEHTEGSGVTVKQEKEEVEGKNEGEQVSTVVGTKSKTQVKRVTWNIQEPEGPQPEKSASKLALYKLKLKQEGVRRPFIAAQTSSQDIAGAGSNPSNKEAVGLFSDCSSSDGLHPKELSSSTKQGEVEDGDLSRKDKYLKKLHMQERAIEEVKLAIKPFYQRRDINKDEYKEILRKAVQKVCHSKSGEINPVKVGNLVKAYVDKYKHARKHKKGEDSAPEAQTEAMKMPDSP; encoded by the exons ATGGATGAAGACGACAGCCAAGATGAGCTGATTAACCGCAATACATCCCACATCAAAGGAAAAAGAGCTGCAGTGTGGGCCATCTCAG aTGACTCAGAAGACTTAGACGAGTCTGAAGAGGGAGAATCTGATGgtggtgaggaggaggatgattaTACAAATGGGGAGGATGATGGGGAAGATGACGAAGggaaagatgatgatgatgatg atgaggatgaggaggaagaggaagaggctAAGCCCGAGGATGGTGCTTTTGGGGGAACCTCTGCTGACCTACCAGGCATGAGTTCAGATGAGGACGCAGAAAAGTGTCCTATCTGCTTGAACTCTTTCAACAGCCAGCCTGTTGCAACACCAGAGAACTGTGAGCACTACTTCTGTTTCGACTGCATCCTTGAATGGGCTAAG AATGCAACGTCATGCCCTGTAGACCGTATTGACTTTAGCAGTATATACCTTAGGAAATGTTATGGAGGCAAAGTCAAGAAAATG ATAACCGTACAAAAGCCAGCAAAGGCAGGCCAAGAAGAAACGGTAGATCTGGACCTAGAGCAAACCAGCTGTGAAGTTTGTGGGGGTAGTGACCGGGAGGACCGCCTCTTACTCTGTGATGGTTGTGATGCAGG GTATCACATGGAGTGCCTCACGCCTCCTCTTGACTCTGTACCTGTAGAGGAATGGTTTTGTCCTGAGTGTGAAGCCAACAACCGCCACTCAA gaGGTTCAGTTGAAGAACTTAGTGATACAGACAGCCGACCCTCTACTACCCGTCCTGCCACCAGTCGATCCCGACCTCACTCTGCAGGTCCAACAAGAGCTATCGCCCGTACCCAACAGAGTGAAAGGGTTCGAGCTAATGTCAACCGACATCGCATCACACAGGCACGCACATCACAG TTGGCTCCAACATATCTGATGCGATCCACGTGGCTGGATGAAACCATCAATGCTGTGGTTGCTGGGCTCAACACAGCCGTGTACATACGGGATATCACACCTCGGGCGCCATCTCGTCGCAGACGCAGGACTG cAAAGCGCAGAAAGGTGAAAAGTAAGACGACATCCTCTGCTAAGGGTAAAAAAGGCCAAGTGGCAAGCACAGGAGTCAAAAGGAGAAAACGGAGAGTAAGGAGGATTAAATCCAAGAAAAAGTTG ATGGTGAAAAAGACAGCCACTCCTAGAAGTCGTATTGCTAATAATCTGGGAATTGTTAAGGACAAGAAGAGCTCCTCGCTTCCTACGGTATACAGGCCGGCAGAGCACACGTTAAGCAACATGCGTGCTGACATAGGAGCTGCTTCACTCTCTATCTATGGAGATCCATTTGACCTGGATCCATTTGTGGATCG tgaggaggaggagcagcaagCCCACGTTACATCGCTATTGGAGGCCAAGAGGCGAGGGATTTCTCACTCTGCTCTGCGCTCTCACCAGCCTGTTGCTCGACCAGTCACTGCAAGCCTCTCCAG GCGGGCTGTGCATGTTCCACAGTCAGGAGCTGTGGTGGAGGCCGCTCCTGTGCCTGACCTGCTGGGCAGCATCCTGACAGGACAGAGCATTCTCTTGATGGACAGCTCTGATGTTGTCATTAATCGGGATGGTTCCCTTAAAGCTGCAAAGCCAA TGATGCCATCTACATCAGTTCCatgcaacagaaaaaacagtagcTTAGAAAGTACCAGCACCCTCATCAGTCCAGGGATTTCGCCTTCTTTAGGAAGCAATTCAGGCTCTCCCTACTACAATGATGATCTGCCAGGATCCTCCCACAGCTCTCTGGATAGACTTCTGACCCAGAGCTCATCTCATTCACCCTCCTTACAGCCTTCTTCATCCAGCCACACACAACCAACTCCCCATTCTGATTTACCACCAAGAGGGAATCTGAGTGTTCAGTCTCTTCGTCCAAATGGACCAACCCCATCTCCTAGTCGCTGGGGAGCCAGTGGAATAAGAGCCCCAATAGAAACCACTCACTCCTCCGTCCACCCCATCCAAGACTCTGACTTCAACAGCAAGGGACTGACTCCATCACAGTCCCAACCTAAAAAAGCACCTGCAAAGCCCATGTGGGTAGATGTATCAGTGCTTCCAAGaataccaaaaataaaaagggagaGTAGTAGTGTCACAACTGATGGCACTAGTCAGAGTGGCAGTCATGGTAGTAATAGAGTTAGTAGTAGTCGGGGAAGTAGTAGTAATAATTACAGTATACCTGAAACTGGCATGAACAGCCTCTCTGGAGACAAAGGAAGACAACAAAGTGTAGACCAGCAAAAAGGCCAAGCTGACAGTCAGACCCAGAGGCACCGGCCTGATGGTGCAAGCTCATCCTCTGCCTTCTCCAACtcattctcctcctcttcttctggcGCTCCTGCCAACCAGCAACGATATGCCtcgtcatcttcatcttcatccacgGTGAGTTTTCGCATTAATTCCAGTGGAAACTCTTGGCACACAAGGCGGCTAAGCATTGCATCATCGTCTTCCACTGAAGCGACTTTACAGGAAACCTGCAGAAAAAAGTATGATgaagcaaaaaagaaacagttgcACAAAGATAAACAAATGCTGCTGTCATCACGTACACTGATCAGTAAAGAACGAGACAATAATATTTATGATCCCTTTAATCCTACACTGTCAGATTCAAGCAGTTCAGGGGATGAAGCCGAGAGCGCAAACTTAAATCGCAGATTTCAACAAACCACGTATGAGGGGAGAGCTGCTACAGTTGCAAACCAGGATGGATCGGTGCTAAGCAAGCAGGGTTTAGTGCAGGTGAAAACTGAAGCACAGGAGTTTGAGGTTTCACAGGGGAGCGCTCAGAATACTGCATCGCCTGAGGTAGGGTTCTCTGGATTGCGTGTCAAGGCTGAACAAgaattaaaagttaaagatgtaaaaaatgaGAGACAAACAATTATTGACACTAAAGTTAAGAAAGAACAAAAGTGGGATGATGTACAGGATTCTGAAAGGTGTGACAGAGTGAAAAGTCACATGAATTCACAAAAAGTAGAAACCACACCTGCTGCTCTTAGCTTGGAACGATTAAAAACTGAGAAAGACACTCAAAGAGAAGATAGTGGACAGTATGCTGGACCTTCCAACAGATCACCGTTAAACAACCGAGATGACTCATCTGCATCTGACACTGTGACcaccaaaaagaaacaagaaggaAATAAATCAAACTCCACTTCCCCTAAATCTCCAGCAAAAGATTTGGGCCACAAGAAGCAAACCTCCAAAGCTTTAAAAGAGCAACAGTCCAGTAGTTCGGAGACGGACAGAAGCAGAAGAGAAGATCCTGCCTCAGGTCAGGGAAGCAAAAAAGAAAGGGATAAAGACAGAGACAGGAGTTCCAGGCGGTCATGGTCAAGAGAAAGGAGGAGGGCGCGTTCATCCTCAGACAGCTCTCAGCCCTACTCCCCTGATAGTACTCGAAGGAAAAGACGCCCGTCTCGGTCCAAAGATGAGACGAGGAGCAGGCGATCCAG GTCTTGTTCCAGCTCTGGGAGCAGAGATCGTTCaaggaaaaagaaggagaaacgAAGGAGCAAGGAGAGAAATGATGGCAGAGAGAGGGAGTACAACAGAAGGAGACTGTCTGAGGACAAAAGACGTGGTCGGTCTCACTCAAAATCTAAGTCAAAGTCCCGTTCCAGGTCCAGGTCTAGATCTAGATCGAAGGACCATAAACGTGGTGCATCTCCCTCAAAATCACGGTCCAGGTCtagagaaaggaagaaagaaaaaagtagaggACAACATACATCTCTGTCTTCCAGAGACAAAGCAGAGTCACAatctaaagacaaaaaaagaaaccagtCTCGATCCAGCTCAAGAGACAGAAGGAAAGGAGAAAGTTCATCCAGAACTGCACAGACATCTTCAGGGCCAAGTGTTTCATCGTCCAGAGACTCGAATCGCTTACAGGAAAGACAACAGAAGGATAGTTCTCAAAAAAACATTGAGGAGGAAAAGTGTGCCAAAGTCAGTAAACAGGAGTTACCATCTTGTTCCGTTGCTtctcaaataaaaaaggaagatgGAGACCTCAGTGAAGAAAACCAGACCAAAGCTACTGCAGTGACTAAAGAGATTAAGAATCATAGAgatattaaagaagaaaaacaaccaagTCTGGACATATTTGAAGAGTTTCTCATAGATAAACCACTAAAGAGTGAAGAAACGGACACGCAGTCCTTGGCATTGAGCAAGAACATTCATGAGGTAATTGAAGACCCCATTAAGACAGAGTCTTGTGAAATGACCATAAATAAATCTGAGTTCTGCCCCTTACCCCCTGTCACATCACTTCCTACACTGACCACACCTGTTGCAGCAGACTGCCTCCAGGAAACCGTATCCAAACCTCAGCCGGTTTTAGTGGACTCTGACAAGCAACCAAGTGCTGTTGGGTTGACTGTCTCCATAAAACAAGAACCTGCAGACTCTGATGATGACTTCAATGTTGACGTGATGCTGGACAACCTGGATTATGTGAAATCTGAGCACACAGAGGGGAGTGGTGTGACTGTTAAACAGGAGAAGGAAGAGGTTGAGGGGAAAAATGAGGGGGAGCAGGTTTCAACTGTAGTGGGGACAAAGTCCAAGACTCAGGTAAAGCGGGTTACCTGGAACATACAGGAGCCAGAGGGCCCTCAACCAGAGAAATCTGCAAGCA AGCTGGCACTCTATAAGTTGAAGCTGAAGCAGGAGGGAGTTCGCAGACCTTTTATAGCAGCCCAGACATCCAGTCAG GACATTGCAGGGGCAGGTAGTAATCCCTCAAATAAGGAGGCTGTTGGTCTATTCAGTGATTGCTCTAGTTCTGATGGCCTGCATCCTAAGGAGTTATCATCAAGCACTAAACAGGGAGAGGTAGAGGATGGAGATTTATCGAGGAAAGACAAG TATCTGAAAAAGCTGCACATGCAGGAGAGAGCTATAGAAGAGGTGAAGCTAGCCATCAAGCCTTTCTACCAAAGGAGGGATATTAACAAGGATGAATACAAAGAAATTCTACGTAAAGCTGTCCAGAAG GTGTGCCACAGCAAGAGCGGAGAGATCAATCCAGTAAAAGTGGGAAATCTGGTAAAGGCATACGTGGACAAATACAAACATGCtaggaaacataaaaaaggagAGGATTCAGCACCTGAGGCACAGACAGAAGCAATGAAAATGCCTGACAGTCCATGA
- the phrf1 gene encoding PHD and RING finger domain-containing protein 1 isoform X4, translated as MDEDDSQDELINRNTSHIKGKRAAVWAISDDSEDLDESEEGESDGGEEEDDYTNGEDDGEDDEGKDDDDDDEDEEEEEEAKPEDGAFGGTSADLPGMSSDEDAEKCPICLNSFNSQPVATPENCEHYFCFDCILEWAKNATSCPVDRIDFSSIYLRKCYGGKVKKMITVQKPAKAGQEETVDLDLEQTSCEVCGGSDREDRLLLCDGCDAGYHMECLTPPLDSVPVEEWFCPECEANNRHSRGSVEELSDTDSRPSTTRPATSRSRPHSAGPTRAIARTQQSERVRANVNRHRITQARTSQLAPTYLMRSTWLDETINAVVAGLNTAVYIRDITPRAPSRRRRRTAKRRKVKSKTTSSAKGKKGQVASTGVKRRKRRVRRIKSKKKLMVKKTATPRSRIANNLGIVKDKKSSSLPTVYRPAEHTLSNMRADIGAASLSIYGDPFDLDPFVDREEEEQQAHVTSLLEAKRRGISHSALRSHQPVARPVTASLSRRAVHVPQSGAVVEAAPVPDLLGSILTGQSILLMDSSDVVINRDGSLKAAKPMMPSTSVPCNRKNSSLESTSTLISPGISPSLGSNSGSPYYNDDLPGSSHSSLDRLLTQSSSHSPSLQPSSSSHTQPTPHSDLPPRGNLSVQSLRPNGPTPSPSRWGASGIRAPIETTHSSVHPIQDSDFNSKGLTPSQSQPKKAPAKPMWVDVSVLPRIPKIKRESSSVTTDGTSQSGSHGSNRVSSSRGSSSNNYSIPETGMNSLSGDKGRQQSVDQQKGQADSQTQRHRPDGASSSSAFSNSFSSSSSGAPANQQRYASSSSSSSTVSFRINSSGNSWHTRRLSIASSSSTEATLQETCRKKYDEAKKKQLHKDKQMLLSSRTLISKERDNNIYDPFNPTLSDSSSSGDEAESANLNRRFQQTTYEGRAATVANQDGSVLSKQGLVQVKTEAQEFEVSQGSAQNTASPEVGFSGLRVKAEQELKVKDVKNERQTIIDTKVKKEQKWDDVQDSERCDRVKSHMNSQKVETTPAALSLERLKTEKDTQREDSGQYAGPSNRSPLNNRDDSSASDTVTTKKKQEGNKSNSTSPKSPAKDLGHKKQTSKALKEQQSSSSETDRSRREDPASGQGSKKERDKDRDRSSRRSWSRERRRARSSSDSSQPYSPDSTRRKRRPSRSKDETRSRRSRSCSSSGSRDRSRKKKEKRRSKERNDGREREYNRRRLSEDKRRGRSHSKSKSKSRSRSRSRSRSKDHKRGASPSKSRSRSRERKKEKSRGQHTSLSSRDKAESQSKDKKRNQSRSSSRDRRKGESSSRTAQTSSGPSVSSSRDSNRLQERQQKDSSQKNIEEEKCAKVSKQELPSCSVASQIKKEDGDLSEENQTKATAVTKEIKNHRDIKEEKQPSLDIFEEFLIDKPLKSEETDTQSLALSKNIHEVIEDPIKTESCEMTINKSEFCPLPPVTSLPTLTTPVAADCLQETVSKPQPVLVDSDKQPSAVGLTVSIKQEPADSDDDFNVDVMLDNLDYVKSEHTEGSGVTVKQEKEEVEGKNEGEQVSTVVGTKSKTQVKRVTWNIQEPEGPQPEKSASKLALYKLKLKQEGVRRPFIAAQTSSQDIAGAGSNPSNKEAVGLFSDCSSSDGLHPKELSSSTKQGEVEDGDLSRKDKQYLKKLHMQERAIEEVKLAIKPFYQRRDINKDEYKEILRKAVQKVCHSKSGEINPVKVGNLVKAYVDKYKHARKHKKGEDSAPEAQTEAMKMPDSP; from the exons ATGGATGAAGACGACAGCCAAGATGAGCTGATTAACCGCAATACATCCCACATCAAAGGAAAAAGAGCTGCAGTGTGGGCCATCTCAG aTGACTCAGAAGACTTAGACGAGTCTGAAGAGGGAGAATCTGATGgtggtgaggaggaggatgattaTACAAATGGGGAGGATGATGGGGAAGATGACGAAGggaaagatgatgatgatgatg atgaggatgaggaggaagaggaagaggctAAGCCCGAGGATGGTGCTTTTGGGGGAACCTCTGCTGACCTACCAGGCATGAGTTCAGATGAGGACGCAGAAAAGTGTCCTATCTGCTTGAACTCTTTCAACAGCCAGCCTGTTGCAACACCAGAGAACTGTGAGCACTACTTCTGTTTCGACTGCATCCTTGAATGGGCTAAG AATGCAACGTCATGCCCTGTAGACCGTATTGACTTTAGCAGTATATACCTTAGGAAATGTTATGGAGGCAAAGTCAAGAAAATG ATAACCGTACAAAAGCCAGCAAAGGCAGGCCAAGAAGAAACGGTAGATCTGGACCTAGAGCAAACCAGCTGTGAAGTTTGTGGGGGTAGTGACCGGGAGGACCGCCTCTTACTCTGTGATGGTTGTGATGCAGG GTATCACATGGAGTGCCTCACGCCTCCTCTTGACTCTGTACCTGTAGAGGAATGGTTTTGTCCTGAGTGTGAAGCCAACAACCGCCACTCAA gaGGTTCAGTTGAAGAACTTAGTGATACAGACAGCCGACCCTCTACTACCCGTCCTGCCACCAGTCGATCCCGACCTCACTCTGCAGGTCCAACAAGAGCTATCGCCCGTACCCAACAGAGTGAAAGGGTTCGAGCTAATGTCAACCGACATCGCATCACACAGGCACGCACATCACAG TTGGCTCCAACATATCTGATGCGATCCACGTGGCTGGATGAAACCATCAATGCTGTGGTTGCTGGGCTCAACACAGCCGTGTACATACGGGATATCACACCTCGGGCGCCATCTCGTCGCAGACGCAGGACTG cAAAGCGCAGAAAGGTGAAAAGTAAGACGACATCCTCTGCTAAGGGTAAAAAAGGCCAAGTGGCAAGCACAGGAGTCAAAAGGAGAAAACGGAGAGTAAGGAGGATTAAATCCAAGAAAAAGTTG ATGGTGAAAAAGACAGCCACTCCTAGAAGTCGTATTGCTAATAATCTGGGAATTGTTAAGGACAAGAAGAGCTCCTCGCTTCCTACGGTATACAGGCCGGCAGAGCACACGTTAAGCAACATGCGTGCTGACATAGGAGCTGCTTCACTCTCTATCTATGGAGATCCATTTGACCTGGATCCATTTGTGGATCG tgaggaggaggagcagcaagCCCACGTTACATCGCTATTGGAGGCCAAGAGGCGAGGGATTTCTCACTCTGCTCTGCGCTCTCACCAGCCTGTTGCTCGACCAGTCACTGCAAGCCTCTCCAG GCGGGCTGTGCATGTTCCACAGTCAGGAGCTGTGGTGGAGGCCGCTCCTGTGCCTGACCTGCTGGGCAGCATCCTGACAGGACAGAGCATTCTCTTGATGGACAGCTCTGATGTTGTCATTAATCGGGATGGTTCCCTTAAAGCTGCAAAGCCAA TGATGCCATCTACATCAGTTCCatgcaacagaaaaaacagtagcTTAGAAAGTACCAGCACCCTCATCAGTCCAGGGATTTCGCCTTCTTTAGGAAGCAATTCAGGCTCTCCCTACTACAATGATGATCTGCCAGGATCCTCCCACAGCTCTCTGGATAGACTTCTGACCCAGAGCTCATCTCATTCACCCTCCTTACAGCCTTCTTCATCCAGCCACACACAACCAACTCCCCATTCTGATTTACCACCAAGAGGGAATCTGAGTGTTCAGTCTCTTCGTCCAAATGGACCAACCCCATCTCCTAGTCGCTGGGGAGCCAGTGGAATAAGAGCCCCAATAGAAACCACTCACTCCTCCGTCCACCCCATCCAAGACTCTGACTTCAACAGCAAGGGACTGACTCCATCACAGTCCCAACCTAAAAAAGCACCTGCAAAGCCCATGTGGGTAGATGTATCAGTGCTTCCAAGaataccaaaaataaaaagggagaGTAGTAGTGTCACAACTGATGGCACTAGTCAGAGTGGCAGTCATGGTAGTAATAGAGTTAGTAGTAGTCGGGGAAGTAGTAGTAATAATTACAGTATACCTGAAACTGGCATGAACAGCCTCTCTGGAGACAAAGGAAGACAACAAAGTGTAGACCAGCAAAAAGGCCAAGCTGACAGTCAGACCCAGAGGCACCGGCCTGATGGTGCAAGCTCATCCTCTGCCTTCTCCAACtcattctcctcctcttcttctggcGCTCCTGCCAACCAGCAACGATATGCCtcgtcatcttcatcttcatccacgGTGAGTTTTCGCATTAATTCCAGTGGAAACTCTTGGCACACAAGGCGGCTAAGCATTGCATCATCGTCTTCCACTGAAGCGACTTTACAGGAAACCTGCAGAAAAAAGTATGATgaagcaaaaaagaaacagttgcACAAAGATAAACAAATGCTGCTGTCATCACGTACACTGATCAGTAAAGAACGAGACAATAATATTTATGATCCCTTTAATCCTACACTGTCAGATTCAAGCAGTTCAGGGGATGAAGCCGAGAGCGCAAACTTAAATCGCAGATTTCAACAAACCACGTATGAGGGGAGAGCTGCTACAGTTGCAAACCAGGATGGATCGGTGCTAAGCAAGCAGGGTTTAGTGCAGGTGAAAACTGAAGCACAGGAGTTTGAGGTTTCACAGGGGAGCGCTCAGAATACTGCATCGCCTGAGGTAGGGTTCTCTGGATTGCGTGTCAAGGCTGAACAAgaattaaaagttaaagatgtaaaaaatgaGAGACAAACAATTATTGACACTAAAGTTAAGAAAGAACAAAAGTGGGATGATGTACAGGATTCTGAAAGGTGTGACAGAGTGAAAAGTCACATGAATTCACAAAAAGTAGAAACCACACCTGCTGCTCTTAGCTTGGAACGATTAAAAACTGAGAAAGACACTCAAAGAGAAGATAGTGGACAGTATGCTGGACCTTCCAACAGATCACCGTTAAACAACCGAGATGACTCATCTGCATCTGACACTGTGACcaccaaaaagaaacaagaaggaAATAAATCAAACTCCACTTCCCCTAAATCTCCAGCAAAAGATTTGGGCCACAAGAAGCAAACCTCCAAAGCTTTAAAAGAGCAACAGTCCAGTAGTTCGGAGACGGACAGAAGCAGAAGAGAAGATCCTGCCTCAGGTCAGGGAAGCAAAAAAGAAAGGGATAAAGACAGAGACAGGAGTTCCAGGCGGTCATGGTCAAGAGAAAGGAGGAGGGCGCGTTCATCCTCAGACAGCTCTCAGCCCTACTCCCCTGATAGTACTCGAAGGAAAAGACGCCCGTCTCGGTCCAAAGATGAGACGAGGAGCAGGCGATCCAG GTCTTGTTCCAGCTCTGGGAGCAGAGATCGTTCaaggaaaaagaaggagaaacgAAGGAGCAAGGAGAGAAATGATGGCAGAGAGAGGGAGTACAACAGAAGGAGACTGTCTGAGGACAAAAGACGTGGTCGGTCTCACTCAAAATCTAAGTCAAAGTCCCGTTCCAGGTCCAGGTCTAGATCTAGATCGAAGGACCATAAACGTGGTGCATCTCCCTCAAAATCACGGTCCAGGTCtagagaaaggaagaaagaaaaaagtagaggACAACATACATCTCTGTCTTCCAGAGACAAAGCAGAGTCACAatctaaagacaaaaaaagaaaccagtCTCGATCCAGCTCAAGAGACAGAAGGAAAGGAGAAAGTTCATCCAGAACTGCACAGACATCTTCAGGGCCAAGTGTTTCATCGTCCAGAGACTCGAATCGCTTACAGGAAAGACAACAGAAGGATAGTTCTCAAAAAAACATTGAGGAGGAAAAGTGTGCCAAAGTCAGTAAACAGGAGTTACCATCTTGTTCCGTTGCTtctcaaataaaaaaggaagatgGAGACCTCAGTGAAGAAAACCAGACCAAAGCTACTGCAGTGACTAAAGAGATTAAGAATCATAGAgatattaaagaagaaaaacaaccaagTCTGGACATATTTGAAGAGTTTCTCATAGATAAACCACTAAAGAGTGAAGAAACGGACACGCAGTCCTTGGCATTGAGCAAGAACATTCATGAGGTAATTGAAGACCCCATTAAGACAGAGTCTTGTGAAATGACCATAAATAAATCTGAGTTCTGCCCCTTACCCCCTGTCACATCACTTCCTACACTGACCACACCTGTTGCAGCAGACTGCCTCCAGGAAACCGTATCCAAACCTCAGCCGGTTTTAGTGGACTCTGACAAGCAACCAAGTGCTGTTGGGTTGACTGTCTCCATAAAACAAGAACCTGCAGACTCTGATGATGACTTCAATGTTGACGTGATGCTGGACAACCTGGATTATGTGAAATCTGAGCACACAGAGGGGAGTGGTGTGACTGTTAAACAGGAGAAGGAAGAGGTTGAGGGGAAAAATGAGGGGGAGCAGGTTTCAACTGTAGTGGGGACAAAGTCCAAGACTCAGGTAAAGCGGGTTACCTGGAACATACAGGAGCCAGAGGGCCCTCAACCAGAGAAATCTGCAAGCA AGCTGGCACTCTATAAGTTGAAGCTGAAGCAGGAGGGAGTTCGCAGACCTTTTATAGCAGCCCAGACATCCAGTCAG GACATTGCAGGGGCAGGTAGTAATCCCTCAAATAAGGAGGCTGTTGGTCTATTCAGTGATTGCTCTAGTTCTGATGGCCTGCATCCTAAGGAGTTATCATCAAGCACTAAACAGGGAGAGGTAGAGGATGGAGATTTATCGAGGAAAGACAAG CAGTATCTGAAAAAGCTGCACATGCAGGAGAGAGCTATAGAAGAGGTGAAGCTAGCCATCAAGCCTTTCTACCAAAGGAGGGATATTAACAAGGATGAATACAAAGAAATTCTACGTAAAGCTGTCCAGAAG GTGTGCCACAGCAAGAGCGGAGAGATCAATCCAGTAAAAGTGGGAAATCTGGTAAAGGCATACGTGGACAAATACAAACATGCtaggaaacataaaaaaggagAGGATTCAGCACCTGAGGCACAGACAGAAGCAATGAAAATGCCTGACAGTCCATGA